The bacterium genome includes a region encoding these proteins:
- the dnaB gene encoding replicative DNA helicase, translating to MSIVQQLERIPPQNLEAEQGVLGSMLLDRDAIARVLEALRPEDFYRDAHRVIFAAMIDLFDRGEPVDLITVTNRLSVMGKIDDVGGATYLASLPNVVPTAANVDYYAGIVLEKSMLRSLINAGTHIATLGYEGADDVAALIDQAEKLVFGIAARRNVQDFQAIKEILKESFEKIDKRYQEKGTVTGVSTSFTDLDMLTSGLQPSDMIIVAARPSVGKCLSHDAEIVLADGSVATIEDVYRRKRARLLTLGADWKLRTTEPSAFVDDGIKPVFRVMTRLGRTVECTASHPFLTIEGWLPLAALRVGERIAVPRRIGVFGDTSMRECEVTLLAYATGGALFTGGSAAFARAHPAIADDVLRATHAFGAARRRARRQTPAPSRAAGTSTHTALVSRLKRHGLTAARTGERHVPAKVFTLPRHHLALFLNKLFATGGWVAAEPGSQAKIGYATTGERLARQVQHLLLRFGILAAIRGRTVLARGVQQSRWQIEITDPASLWIFAREIGIFGRQAQLGRVVDALADGTRRPNADILSSGVWQAIAAATGPASWGTVAQGRDLGASSRTLTRPAELTREGLLAVAHTLDLAALAQIAGSDVYWDEIVAIDPAGSKQVYDLTIPVTHNFVANDVCVHNTTFAVNIAQHAALTHKIPVAIFSLETSKEQLVQRILCSEAQVDNTKLRTGFLADEDWRKLARAMGGLSEAPIFIDDSAMLSVVEMRAKARKLKAEHGLGLIVIDYIQLIQSFRRTENRTQELSEIARNIKSLAKELDIPIIAISQLSRAVESLGQKRPMLSHLRECVTGDTLVLLADGRRVPIRDLVGTTPSVLSMAQDGRIVRAKADAVWCVGRRDVVEVKLASGRTIRATKAHRLYSGRGWVQTRELSIGDRVAVARELPKALAPESLPEARTVAAFTKRVPGSVAQSKVASGATLLERAELFGDGPVGAECGNGLFWDCVISSEPAGQGEVFDLTVPGPASWLADGIVSHNSGEIEQVSDLVLFLYREDYYDQEKAQKENKENICEVIIAKHRNGPIGTVELYFHKEHSRFDNLAKQR from the coding sequence GTGAGCATCGTCCAACAACTAGAGCGTATCCCGCCACAGAATCTTGAGGCAGAGCAGGGCGTCCTGGGATCGATGCTGCTCGATCGCGATGCGATCGCGCGCGTCCTGGAAGCGCTCCGACCAGAGGACTTCTACCGCGACGCGCACCGCGTGATCTTCGCGGCGATGATCGACTTGTTCGACCGCGGTGAGCCGGTGGACCTGATCACCGTGACCAATCGGCTCTCCGTGATGGGCAAGATCGACGACGTCGGCGGTGCGACGTATCTCGCCTCGCTCCCGAACGTCGTGCCGACCGCAGCGAACGTGGACTACTACGCAGGCATCGTGCTTGAGAAGTCCATGCTCCGGTCCTTGATCAACGCCGGCACGCACATCGCGACCCTCGGGTACGAGGGCGCGGACGACGTCGCCGCGTTGATCGATCAGGCCGAGAAGCTCGTGTTCGGGATTGCGGCGCGCCGCAACGTCCAGGACTTCCAGGCGATCAAGGAGATCCTCAAGGAAAGCTTCGAGAAGATCGACAAACGGTACCAGGAGAAGGGCACCGTCACCGGCGTCTCCACCAGTTTCACCGACTTGGACATGCTGACGTCGGGGCTCCAACCGTCGGACATGATCATCGTCGCCGCGAGGCCGTCGGTGGGGAAGTGCCTCAGCCACGACGCCGAGATCGTGCTGGCGGACGGCAGCGTCGCCACGATCGAGGATGTGTACCGACGGAAGCGGGCGCGCCTCCTGACGCTGGGCGCCGACTGGAAGCTGCGCACCACGGAACCCTCTGCGTTCGTAGACGACGGCATCAAGCCCGTGTTTCGCGTCATGACGAGATTGGGCCGGACCGTAGAATGCACCGCCAGCCACCCCTTCCTGACCATCGAGGGATGGCTTCCGCTCGCCGCACTCCGCGTCGGCGAGCGGATCGCCGTGCCGAGACGCATCGGCGTCTTCGGCGATACCTCGATGCGTGAGTGCGAGGTCACGTTGCTCGCGTACGCCACCGGCGGTGCATTGTTCACCGGAGGAAGCGCCGCGTTCGCGCGCGCGCATCCGGCCATCGCTGATGATGTGTTGCGCGCCACCCACGCGTTCGGCGCCGCACGGCGGCGGGCCCGCCGACAGACGCCCGCGCCCTCGCGCGCCGCCGGCACGAGCACCCACACCGCGCTGGTGTCCCGGCTCAAGCGGCACGGCCTCACCGCCGCGCGCACGGGCGAGCGGCATGTGCCTGCCAAGGTCTTCACGCTACCTCGCCACCACCTCGCGCTGTTTCTGAACAAGCTGTTTGCAACCGGGGGCTGGGTCGCGGCAGAACCCGGGAGCCAAGCGAAGATCGGATACGCGACGACCGGCGAGCGGCTTGCCCGTCAGGTCCAGCACCTCTTGCTCCGGTTCGGGATCCTCGCCGCGATCCGCGGCCGAACGGTGCTCGCCCGGGGCGTGCAACAATCACGCTGGCAGATCGAGATTACCGATCCCGCCTCGCTTTGGATCTTCGCGCGCGAGATCGGCATCTTTGGCCGGCAGGCACAGCTCGGCCGCGTCGTCGACGCCCTCGCCGACGGCACCCGCAGGCCCAACGCTGACATCTTGTCCTCAGGCGTCTGGCAGGCGATCGCCGCGGCAACGGGGCCCGCGTCGTGGGGCACGGTTGCGCAGGGCCGCGACCTCGGGGCGTCGTCCCGCACCCTCACTAGGCCAGCGGAGTTGACTCGGGAAGGCCTGCTTGCGGTCGCACACACGCTGGATCTGGCGGCGCTGGCGCAGATCGCCGGCAGCGACGTCTACTGGGACGAGATCGTCGCGATCGACCCCGCGGGATCCAAGCAAGTGTACGATCTGACGATCCCGGTCACGCACAACTTCGTGGCCAACGACGTCTGCGTCCACAACACGACGTTCGCCGTCAACATCGCCCAGCACGCGGCGCTCACCCACAAGATTCCAGTCGCGATCTTCAGCCTCGAGACGAGCAAGGAGCAGCTCGTGCAGCGCATCCTGTGCTCCGAGGCGCAGGTGGACAACACGAAGCTGCGCACGGGCTTTCTCGCCGACGAGGATTGGCGCAAACTCGCGCGGGCGATGGGCGGACTCAGCGAGGCGCCGATCTTCATCGACGATTCGGCGATGCTCTCGGTGGTCGAGATGCGCGCAAAGGCGCGCAAGCTCAAGGCGGAACACGGCCTGGGCCTGATCGTCATTGACTACATCCAACTGATCCAGTCGTTCAGGCGCACCGAGAACCGCACCCAGGAGCTGAGCGAGATCGCGCGCAACATCAAGTCGCTCGCGAAGGAGCTGGACATCCCCATTATCGCGATCTCGCAGCTCAGCCGGGCCGTCGAGTCTCTTGGACAGAAGCGGCCGATGCTGAGCCACCTTCGCGAGTGCGTCACGGGCGATACGCTCGTACTCCTCGCGGACGGTCGGCGCGTGCCAATTCGCGACCTCGTAGGCACGACGCCGTCAGTACTGTCCATGGCGCAGGACGGGCGCATTGTTCGCGCGAAGGCAGACGCTGTGTGGTGCGTCGGGCGACGCGATGTCGTCGAGGTGAAATTGGCGAGTGGCCGGACGATCCGAGCAACGAAGGCTCACCGACTGTATAGCGGCAGGGGATGGGTGCAGACGCGGGAGCTGTCAATCGGAGATCGCGTCGCTGTCGCGCGTGAACTCCCGAAGGCACTCGCGCCCGAATCCCTGCCGGAGGCGCGGACCGTCGCGGCATTCACCAAACGCGTCCCCGGAAGCGTAGCGCAGTCCAAGGTCGCGTCCGGTGCAACGCTGCTCGAACGCGCGGAACTGTTCGGCGATGGTCCCGTTGGAGCCGAATGCGGCAATGGTCTCTTTTGGGACTGCGTGATCTCCAGTGAGCCAGCGGGGCAGGGGGAAGTATTCGATCTCACAGTTCCCGGTCCCGCCTCGTGGTTGGCCGACGGAATCGTCAGCCACAACTCTGGCGAAATCGAGCAGGTCAGCGACCTCGTACTATTCCTCTACCGCGAGGACTACTACGATCAGGAGAAGGCACAGAAGGAGAACAAGGAGAACATCTGCGAAGTCATCATCGCGAAGCACCGCAACGGACCGATCGGCACCGTGGAGCTGTACTTCCACAAGGAGCACAGCCGGTTCGACAACCTCGCAAAGCAGCGATAG
- a CDS encoding class I SAM-dependent methyltransferase yields the protein MADAGVPRDFRGFTEETREIWNENADWWDQHAGDGGLEFQRTMIDPATARLLALCPGELVLDLACGNGASARKMAEAGARVVAVDFSERLIAHARLRTTKHVDRIDYRVMNLTDEDALRSLGARCFDAAVCTMALFDIADIEPLGAALPGLLRDGGRFVFSVTHPCFNTAGVTKTLEEQLLNGRFAVTRGVKIVAYLRPTARTGLVGPPNQPVPHYYFDRPLGILFGTFFRGGLMLDALEEPAVPAGAGDGGLSWRNYTEIPPVLIARMRV from the coding sequence GTGGCCGACGCAGGTGTGCCCCGGGATTTTCGCGGGTTCACGGAGGAGACGCGGGAGATCTGGAACGAGAACGCGGACTGGTGGGATCAACACGCCGGCGACGGGGGCCTGGAGTTCCAGCGGACGATGATCGACCCGGCGACGGCGAGGCTGCTCGCATTGTGCCCGGGAGAGCTCGTGTTGGACCTCGCGTGTGGGAACGGCGCCTCCGCCCGCAAGATGGCGGAGGCGGGCGCCCGGGTGGTCGCCGTGGACTTCAGCGAGCGGCTGATTGCGCACGCGAGGCTGCGCACGACGAAACACGTCGACCGAATCGACTACCGCGTGATGAACCTCACCGACGAGGACGCGCTGCGATCGCTCGGCGCGCGGTGCTTCGATGCGGCCGTGTGCACAATGGCTCTCTTTGATATCGCGGACATCGAGCCGCTGGGCGCGGCGTTGCCGGGTCTGCTGCGCGACGGCGGCCGGTTTGTGTTCTCAGTGACGCACCCGTGCTTCAACACGGCGGGGGTCACGAAAACGCTCGAAGAGCAATTGCTCAACGGGCGGTTCGCGGTGACGCGCGGGGTCAAAATCGTCGCGTACCTCCGGCCCACCGCTCGGACGGGCCTCGTGGGACCGCCGAACCAGCCGGTACCGCACTACTACTTCGACCGCCCGCTCGGCATCCTGTTCGGCACCTTCTTCCGAGGCGGCCTCATGCTGGACGCGCTCGAAGAGCCCGCCGTGCCTGCGGGCGCCGGCGACGGTGGGTTGTCCTGGAGGAACTACACAGAGATTCCGCCGGTGCTCATTGCGCGGATGCGTGTCTAG
- the rplI gene encoding 50S ribosomal protein L9 produces the protein MKVILLKDVPSIGRTGEVRDVKDGYARNFLLPRGLAAPATESSLHNLARTREAAQQRETRVLQEVATLKTRLEALVVEVRARAGEEGRLFGSVTAQDIADAISRKGVEITKKQIELAEPIRTTGFYKVPVHLHHQHTAMVEINVVGAG, from the coding sequence ATGAAGGTCATTCTATTGAAAGACGTTCCGTCGATCGGGCGCACCGGGGAAGTCCGGGACGTCAAGGATGGCTACGCGCGGAACTTCCTGTTGCCGCGCGGCCTGGCGGCGCCGGCGACGGAGAGCAGCCTGCACAATCTCGCCCGGACCCGCGAGGCCGCACAGCAGCGCGAAACCCGCGTCCTCCAGGAGGTCGCCACGCTCAAGACCCGGCTCGAAGCGCTCGTCGTCGAGGTTCGCGCTCGCGCCGGCGAGGAGGGACGCCTGTTCGGTTCGGTTACCGCGCAGGACATCGCCGACGCGATCAGCCGGAAGGGCGTGGAGATCACAAAGAAGCAGATCGAACTCGCCGAGCCGATCAGGACCACGGGATTTTACAAGGTCCCGGTGCATCTCCACCACCAGCACACCGCGATGGTGGAGATCAACGTGGTGGGCGCCGGCTAG